The Deltaproteobacteria bacterium genome has a window encoding:
- a CDS encoding PaaX family transcriptional regulator, with the protein MADAVSARSLILDLLSTLRRGSMPVRALVEAGALFGLAEGSVRVALTRLLAEGLVERDERGSYRLGAGARAVSERVTGWRRLDERLRVWNGSWLVVLAAKAARPAGRRARAAHERALRLLGFRELAPGTALRPDNLAGGIDAARAELVRLGLAAGSLSAELRALDPVTDARARGLWDGAALVAGYRRGVRELDRSRRRLAQRSESAAMVESFRLGGAMLRRLALDPLLPEPIVPGAERAALVEAMRRYDEAGRACWAPFLERHGVRHRRAPADTRALARGGLP; encoded by the coding sequence ATGGCCGACGCGGTCTCTGCCCGCAGCCTGATCCTGGATCTGCTCTCCACCCTGCGCCGGGGCTCGATGCCCGTGCGTGCTCTGGTCGAGGCGGGGGCGCTCTTCGGGCTCGCCGAGGGCAGCGTGCGGGTCGCGCTCACGCGGCTCCTCGCCGAGGGTCTCGTCGAACGCGACGAGCGCGGCTCGTATCGGCTCGGCGCGGGCGCGCGTGCGGTCAGCGAGCGGGTGACGGGCTGGCGGCGGCTCGACGAGCGGCTGCGCGTCTGGAACGGGAGCTGGCTCGTCGTGCTCGCGGCGAAGGCCGCGCGGCCGGCGGGGCGGAGGGCGCGCGCGGCGCACGAGCGCGCGCTGCGCCTGCTCGGCTTCCGCGAGCTGGCTCCGGGCACGGCGCTGCGGCCGGACAACCTGGCGGGCGGGATCGACGCCGCGCGCGCGGAGCTCGTGCGCCTCGGGCTCGCCGCGGGCTCGCTCAGCGCCGAGCTGCGCGCGCTCGATCCCGTCACCGACGCGCGGGCGCGCGGGCTCTGGGACGGCGCGGCGCTGGTCGCCGGCTACCGGCGCGGCGTCCGCGAGCTCGACCGGAGCCGGCGGCGGCTCGCGCAGCGCTCCGAGAGCGCCGCGATGGTCGAGTCGTTCCGGCTGGGCGGCGCGATGCTGCGGCGCCTCGCGCTCGACCCGCTCCTGCCCGAGCCGATCGTGCCCGGCGCCGAGCGCGCGGCGCTCGTCGAGGCGATGCGCCGCTACGACGAGGCCGGCCGGGCCTGCTGGGCGCCGTTCCTGGAGCGCCACGGGGTGCGCCACCGGCGTGCACCCGCCGACACCCGCGCCCTCGCCCGGGGAGGACTCCCGTGA
- a CDS encoding fatty acid desaturase family protein gives MTAADPTLAAGAPDLDAGPRTNAAWHERFTRAEIQDLLRVSSARGWLSIAINWGLVAAAFALVAAWPNPLTVVVALFVIGARQLGCAILMHDAAHRTLLADRRWNDWAGSWLCAYPVWTDLFAYRPYHLQHHAKNWTAEDPDLGLVTPFPITRASLRRKLVRDLTGRTGRKFAHAAWARARARWRAGDADGRRALVGFLVTNGLLLAVLTAFGRPWLYLLWAGAWLTTHTLVTRVRAIAEHAMVPDPADPLRNTRTTLVRGWERLLVAPNHVNFHLEHHLLMTVPHYRLPRMHRMLAERGLLDGALVTRGYRAVLARAASRREPVPAPAAPAGVPPRVPPF, from the coding sequence GTGACCGCTGCCGACCCGACCCTCGCGGCCGGTGCCCCGGACCTCGACGCCGGCCCGCGCACCAACGCCGCCTGGCACGAGCGCTTCACGCGCGCCGAGATCCAGGACCTGCTGCGCGTGTCGAGCGCGCGCGGCTGGCTCTCGATCGCGATCAACTGGGGGCTCGTCGCGGCCGCGTTCGCCCTGGTGGCCGCGTGGCCGAATCCGCTCACCGTCGTCGTGGCGCTCTTCGTGATCGGCGCGCGCCAGCTCGGCTGCGCGATCCTGATGCACGACGCCGCGCACCGCACGCTGCTCGCGGACCGGCGCTGGAACGACTGGGCCGGAAGCTGGCTGTGCGCCTATCCGGTCTGGACGGACCTCTTCGCCTACCGGCCCTACCACCTCCAGCACCACGCGAAGAACTGGACGGCGGAGGATCCCGATCTCGGGCTCGTGACGCCCTTCCCGATCACCCGGGCGAGCCTGCGCCGCAAGCTCGTGCGCGACCTCACGGGCCGGACGGGCCGCAAGTTCGCGCACGCCGCGTGGGCGCGCGCGCGCGCGCGATGGCGCGCGGGCGACGCCGACGGCCGCCGCGCGCTGGTCGGCTTCCTCGTCACCAACGGCCTCCTGCTCGCGGTCCTGACCGCCTTCGGCAGGCCCTGGCTGTACCTGCTCTGGGCCGGCGCCTGGCTCACGACCCACACGCTGGTGACCCGGGTGCGCGCGATCGCCGAGCACGCGATGGTGCCGGACCCCGCCGATCCCCTGCGCAACACCCGCACCACGCTCGTGCGCGGGTGGGAGCGCCTGCTCGTGGCGCCGAACCACGTGAACTTCCACCTCGAGCACCACCTCCTGATGACGGTCCCGCACTACCGGCTCCCGCGCATGCACCGGATGCTCGCCGAGCGCGGCCTGCTCGACGGGGCGCTGGTCACCAGGGGCTACCGCGCCGTGCTCGCGCGGGCCGCGTCGCGGCGCGAGCCGGTGCCGGCGCCCGCGGCTCCGGCCGGCGTGCCCCCGCGCGTCCCGCCGTTCTAG
- a CDS encoding SDR family NAD(P)-dependent oxidoreductase yields MPPDPFHNRVAVVTGGAGGIGFALAEAFAARGARIVLADLDEAGMAARAKGLAARGTEVLCVPTDVTRRASVVALADAVWERFGAAHLICNNAGIALAGPLLQATPDDWRLTMDVNFWGVVHGVDAFAPRLVAQGQGGHILNTASMAGLVGMGWLGIYCASKFAVVGLTESLRRELAAHGIGVSALCPMIVATEIDRNSARLRGREAPDAPAVDQPPAGALKGGVIATEEVARRVVRGIERNELYILTHPEQREFLRRRAERLDAVFAPERWDL; encoded by the coding sequence ATGCCCCCCGATCCCTTCCACAACCGGGTCGCTGTCGTGACGGGAGGGGCCGGCGGGATCGGCTTCGCGCTGGCCGAGGCCTTCGCGGCGCGCGGCGCCCGGATCGTGCTCGCCGACCTCGACGAGGCCGGGATGGCGGCGCGCGCGAAGGGACTCGCCGCGCGCGGCACCGAGGTGCTCTGCGTCCCGACCGACGTGACCCGGCGCGCGAGCGTGGTGGCGCTCGCCGACGCGGTCTGGGAGCGCTTCGGCGCGGCCCACCTGATCTGCAACAACGCCGGCATCGCGCTCGCCGGCCCGCTGCTCCAGGCCACGCCCGACGACTGGCGCCTCACCATGGACGTCAACTTCTGGGGCGTCGTGCACGGCGTCGACGCCTTCGCGCCGCGCCTGGTCGCCCAGGGTCAGGGCGGCCACATCCTGAACACCGCCTCGATGGCGGGGCTCGTCGGGATGGGCTGGCTCGGGATCTACTGCGCGTCGAAGTTCGCGGTGGTCGGCCTCACCGAGTCGCTGCGCCGCGAGCTCGCCGCGCACGGGATCGGCGTCTCCGCCCTGTGTCCGATGATCGTCGCGACCGAGATCGACCGGAACTCGGCGCGGCTGCGCGGGCGCGAGGCGCCGGACGCCCCCGCCGTCGACCAGCCGCCGGCCGGCGCGCTGAAGGGGGGCGTCATCGCGACGGAGGAGGTCGCGCGCCGGGTGGTGCGCGGGATCGAGCGCAACGAGCTCTACATCCTCACCCACCCCGAGCAGCGCGAGTTCCTGCGCCGGCGCGCCGAGCGCCTCGACGCGGTGTTCGCGCCGGAGCGCTGGGATCTCTAG
- a CDS encoding lipid-A-disaccharide synthase N-terminal domain-containing protein, whose protein sequence is MDWNDSPLWLAIGLTGNAAFFSRFLVQWIASERAGRSYVPVVFWYLSIAGSLVLLAYAIHRRDPVFTLAFLPNCIVYVRNLVLLRRNGMRESPSGP, encoded by the coding sequence ATGGACTGGAACGACTCGCCCCTGTGGCTGGCCATCGGGCTCACCGGCAACGCCGCCTTCTTCTCGCGCTTCCTCGTGCAGTGGATCGCGTCGGAGCGCGCCGGTCGCAGCTACGTGCCGGTCGTCTTCTGGTACCTGAGCATCGCCGGCTCGCTGGTCCTGCTCGCCTACGCGATCCACCGCCGCGACCCGGTCTTCACGCTGGCCTTCCTGCCGAACTGCATCGTCTACGTGCGGAACCTCGTGCTCCTGCGGCGCAACGGGATGCGCGAGAGCCCGTCCGGGCCCTGA